A genomic stretch from Leptodactylus fuscus isolate aLepFus1 chromosome 10, aLepFus1.hap2, whole genome shotgun sequence includes:
- the NOP2 gene encoding 28S rRNA (cytosine(4447)-C(5))-methyltransferase produces the protein MGRKLDPLRKVPRGPGRKSRKQPGAENELSKILSDDSEVKRLSSRGRKRAAKRKQAEEQKTKPNRAEPKQNGNVEAEQKGKKKKLSGFSDDNAEWLKPVKRAKKEEEEDEEMEEEPSDQEVESGEEEVGNLKGKGGGGEEDDDDDDDDDDDDDIEEEEEDDDEDDEPTKELELSDSDDLQDDYGASSEEDDDDAGDNDLLPIEKAAEKQKKKSKREKEKADDDIQLNMDTDEHFILPTAEEMENQLSGPLDLNSVQERIKDIVGILQDFAKRGGEHSRQEYISVLLRDLATYYSYGNFMIEMLSDLFPVSELVDFLESCEVQRPITIRTNTLKTRRRDLAQALINRGVNLDPLGKWSKTGLVIYDSSVPIGATPEYLAGHYMLQGASSFLPVIALAPQENERVLDMCCAPGGKTSYMAQLMKNTGTVVANDMNADRLRSVVGNLHRLGVTNCIICNYDGRQLSKVLGGFDRVLLDAPCSGTGIISKDPAVKTNKDIKDIQRCAHMQKELILSAIDSLDAQSPTGGFLVYCTCSITVEENECVVDYALKKRNVKLVPTGLDFGKEGFVRYKERRFHQSLRLTRRFYPHTHNMDGFFVAKFRKFANTVPSAKEGAEESTADQTEDKTPKKKEGGQKEAIPKPATPEQKKKAQKTPPAKPGQKTPPKKPGQKPSPGQASPKTKEQKRLKFKKNQKVFQKKQKLLIKKKKDKKKKSK, from the exons ATGGGTAGGAAGTTGGACCCTCTTAGGAAAGTGCCCCGGGGACCCGGCCGGAAATCCAGAAAGCAGCCGGGCGCCGAAAATGAGCTGAGCAAGATCCTGAGTGACG ACTCCGAAGTGAAGCGACTCTCCAGCCGCGGCAGAAAGAG AGCGGCCAAAAGGAAACAAGCGGAAGAACAGAAAACGAAGCCGAACAGAGCGGAGCCCAAGCAGAACG GTAATGTGGAGGCCGAACAGAaagggaagaagaagaagctgtCGGGGTTCAGCGATGATAACGCAGAGTGGCTGAAACCTGTGAAGAGGgcaaagaaggaggaggaggaagatgaggagATGGAGGAAGAGCCCAGTGACCAAGAGGTGGAAAGCGGAGAGGAGGAAGTTGGAAATCTGAAAGGAAAAGGTGGTGGTGGtgaggaagatgatgatgatgatgacgacgacgacgacgacgatgatatagaagaggaggaggaagatgatgatgaggatgatgaaccCACTAAAGAGCTGGAGCTTTCAGATAGTGATGATCTGCAGGATGACTATGGCGCTTCCtctgaggaggatgatgatgatgctggTGATAATGAT CTTCTCCCAATTGAGAAAGCTGcagaaaaacagaagaaaaagagTAAAAG AGAGAAGGAGAAAGCGGACGATGACATTCAGCTCAATATGGACACCGATGAACATTTCATCCTGCCGACCGCTGAGGAGATGGAGAACCAGC TCTCCGGACCCCTGGACCTCAACAGTGTCCAAGAACGGATTAAGGATATTGTCGGGATTCTCCAAGACTTTGCCAAACGCGGAGGAGAACACTCAAGGCAGGAATACATCAGCGTCCTCCTCCGGGATCTCGCCACCTACTACAGTTATGGTAACTTCATGATTGAGATGCTCAGTGACCTGTTCCCTGTGTCCGAG TTGGTCGACTTCCTGGAGTCCTGCGAGGTTCAGCGTCCAATAACCATCCGAACCAACACATTAAAGACCCGAAGGCGTGACCTGGCGCAG GCTCTTATCAACCGTGGAGTCAATTTGGATCCGCTGGGCAAATGGTCTAAGACGGGTCTGGTTATTTACGATTCCTCGGTGCCCATTG GCGCTACTCCTGAGTACCTGGCCGGACATTACATGCTGCAAGGAGCGTCCAGTTTCTTACCAGTCATTGCTTTAGCTCCTCAAGAAAATGAGCGAGTTTTGGACATGTGCTGCGCCCCTGGTGGGAAGACCAGCTATATGG CCCAGCTGATGAAGAACACGGGGACGGTGGTGGCCAATGACATGAATGCCGATCGTCTCCGCAGCGTGGTGGGCAATCTGCACCGACTGGGGGTCACAAACTGTATCATCTGCAATTATGACGGCCGACAGCTCTCCAAG GTCCTTGGTGGATTTGACCGGGTGCTCCTGGATGCTCCATGCAGCGGAACCGGCATCATCAGCAAAGATCCAGCTGTGAAGACTAACAAG GACATAAAGGACATCCAGAGGTGTGCCCACATGCAGAAGGAGCTGATCCTGAGCGCCATCGACTCTCTAGATGCTCAGTCACCCACTGGAGGATTCCTGGTCTATTGTACTTGCTCTATCACT GTGGAAGAGAATGAATGTGTGGTGGATTACGCCCTGAAGAAGAGAAACGTCAAACTCGTACCAACAGGTCTGGACTTTGGAAAAGAAGGATTTGTCAG ATACAAGGAGCGACGCTTCCACCAGTCTCTACGTCTGACGCGCAGATTTTACCCCCATACTCACAACATGGACGGCTTCTTCGTTGCCAAGTTTCGCAAGTTTGCAAATACAGTCCCATCTGCTAAAGAAG GTGCAGAAGAATCCACTGCTGACCAGactgaagacaaaacccccaagaagaaagaaggaggccaGAAGGAAGCGATCCCCAAACCTGCAACCccagaacagaagaagaaagcgcAAAAGACCCCTCCAGCAAAACCGGGACAGAAAACACCTCCAAAGAAACCAGGCCAGAAACCCTCCCCAGGCCAGGCCAGCCCAAAAACAAAGGAGCAGAAACGTCTAAAGTTCAAGAAAAACCAGAAGGTCTTCCAGAAGAAACAGAAGCTTTtaataaagaagaagaaagacaagaagaagaagagtaaATAG